One stretch of Brevibacillus laterosporus DNA includes these proteins:
- the tatA gene encoding twin-arginine translocase TatA/TatE family subunit, with translation MSGIGASGFIILIILAVIFFGPKKLPELGRAMGSTLREFKKATSGLASDDFDEDKKEKAAEKQLVTATAKPAEKVESSEQIDREKLEREIRERLERERLEKEIRAKIEQERKEASSSSEPNA, from the coding sequence ATGAGTGGTATTGGAGCTTCAGGTTTTATTATATTGATCATTTTAGCTGTCATCTTTTTTGGACCTAAAAAGCTTCCAGAATTAGGCCGAGCTATGGGCAGTACTTTACGTGAGTTCAAAAAGGCTACAAGTGGACTTGCCAGTGATGATTTTGACGAGGATAAAAAAGAAAAAGCAGCTGAAAAACAGTTGGTTACGGCTACTGCCAAACCGGCAGAAAAAGTGGAAAGCTCGGAGCAAATTGATCGTGAAAAGTTGGAACGTGAAATTCGTGAGCGTTTGGAACGCGAGCGTCTAGAAAAGGAGATTCGCGCAAAAATCGAGCAGGAACGTAAAGAAGCGTCCTCTTCCAGCGAACCAAACGCGTAA